DNA sequence from the Vicinamibacterales bacterium genome:
GTGGCCGCGTTCCGGTCGGAGGTGTAGCAGCTTCACCTGAGCGGCCGAGGCGTCTCGGCCGTGGGCTCACCGACCGAGTGGCACGGGCGTCTCGGCCGTGGGCTCACCGACCGAGTGGCACGGGCGTCTCGCCCGTGTCGAGTCCCGTCTCGGCCAGGAGCCGGGCCATGTCCTCTGGAATCGGCGCGGTGATGACGAGTGGGGCGTTGGTGATCGGATGCGGCAGTGACACTCGCCACGCGTGCAGGGCCTGTCGCGTCATGCCGTGGCACGCACGCGGCGGGAGCGCCGCGTAGACGTCGTCGCCAACGATGGGCCAGCCGCGCGATGCCAGATGCACGCGCACCTGGTGCATGCGGCCCGTCACGAGCTCGCAGTGCACCAACGAGAGATCTCCAGCCGGCGAGCACGACAGACGGGCGTAGCGGGTGGTGCTGTCCTTTCCTTCGGTTTCCGAGACGACGACACGCCGGGTGTCGGCCGGGTCGCGTCCGAGACGACACCGAATCTCGCCCGTTGGCGGCTCGGGCACGCCGTGCACGACCGCGAGGTACTCCTTCCGCAGTCCGGCCGGCGGCGGCAGTCGCATGGCGCGGATCACACGAGCGTGAGCGGCGGCCGATTTCGACACGAGCATCACGCCCGACGTCTGGCGGTCGAGGCGCTGCAGCAGGTGCGGATGCACGCCGGTCTCCTGCAAGTGCCAGAGGAGCGCGTTGAAGACGCTCCCGTCGGGATGCTTGTAGGCGGGATGGACGACGATGCCTGGCTGCTTGTTGACCGCAAGCAGGTGGTCGTCTTCGTAGAGGATGTCGAGCGGCAGCGCCTGAGGCCGATGCGAGCGCGCCGTCTTGGTGTCGCCGATATCGTTCATCGTCTGCCGTTCGTCGTTCATGTCGAGAGGGAAGCCACCCCGAACTGCCATGCGGCTGTGATAAACTACACCGTCTGTTCGGCGCGTGGCCAGTGGGTCGTGCCGGGCAGTCTCCCCGTGCGCGCCCGTAGCTCAGCTGGATAGAGCGTCGGCCTCCGGAGCCGAAGGCCACAGGTTCGAATCCTGTCGGGCGCGCCACTTCCCGTCCTTCCAAACAATCGCCCCAGACCCTGAGCGAGCGCAGCGCGTCGAAGGGTCGGGCGCGCCACTTCTCGTCCTTCCAACCAATCGCCCCAGACCCTGAGCGAGCGCAGCGAGTCGAAGGGTCGGGCGCGCCAGTCTTCGCAACGTTCCGGTCTGCTGCTCTCCTCACGTCGCTTCGACTGGGCAAGCTTCCTGCTCACCTCCAGCCCTTTTCGCAATTCCTCATCCGTCACGTTCAGGTACCGCTGCGTCTGCTGCAGGCTGGCGTGTCCGAGCATCAACTGGATGATGCGGATGTCCACGCCGTCGGCCCGCAGCCGAGACGATGGACGCCGCGCCTGGTGCTGGACTTCGTCGAGCACTGGGACGCGGCCGGCTCGGCGGGAACGTGGAGGTTCGCCGGGTGTGTCACCGAGCGACGGTTTCCGAAGACGTGTCCGTGGTCCGCGGAGCGTGAGCTCAAACGGACGGCTGCGCCACCAGGTGGAGGTCAGCCCGCTGGCGGATGTGCGCGAGCGCGGTGATCTCCCGGCGACTGGACGACTTCTCCTGAGAGGAGCCGCCTGCAGTGGCCTCGAGTTGCCTATGGTCGTTTCAACTGGTGAGTAGCTTCGCGAGGGGCGCTGACCGCGAGTCGCTGGAAGCGGTCCGCGTGGCCGACGCGGGCGCCGCGGAGGGTGGCGACTGATCGCCACGGGAAAGATGATCTCAAGTTAGGCACGAGACGTCCACTTGTCAAGTGACCGTCAGCCGCTGTGTGCACTGGCCCCCGTTTGCCTACGCATCTGGCACTGGACATCGTCCATGATATGCATACAATGCATATATGGCCGTCATCTGGGATCCCCGGAAGGCGAGCAGCAACCTCCGCAAGCACGGCGTTCGCTTCTCGGATGCCGAGGGAGTCCTGCTCGATCCCGGCGCATTGACTCGCGACGACTACACTGCTCAGGGCGAACAGCGATTCGTGTCGGTCGGCATGGACTTCACTGGTGAGCTTCTGGTCGTCGTTCACACCTACCGGGAAGAGAACGCTCGCCTGATTTCGGCCCGAAAGGCAACTCCTCGAGAGAGGCGGCAGTATGAAGAAGGAATACGACTTCAGCAAGGCGAAGCGAGGCGCAGTAGTGACCCCGCAGCCGGGCAAAACGCGCATCACCATCTACCTGGACAACGACCTGCTCGAGACGTTCCGAGACCGTGCCGACGCCGCAGGCCGGGGCTACCAGACGATGATCAATGAGGCCCTTCGCGAGCACCTCGGCCACTGGGCCAAGCCCGTGGACGCCGCCACGATCCGAAGGATCGTCCGAGAGGAACTGCGGAAGACCGGGTGAGACCTGTTGCTCATCCGGCGAGCTGAACACGGCTGCTCAGGTGAGAGGCGATCGTGCTAAGGCGAAGTAGCGACTGGAACGAAGGACGTGCCGAGGACCTGCGGCACAAGGCGTTCGCCCGCGAGTTCCTCCTCGCAGCCATTGACGAAGGAGTGTCGATCCAGGTTGCGCTGGGCAAGATCATCCGAGCAACGGGGGTGAAGGAGTTCGCGGTGACAGTGGCGATGGCACCTCCGAATGTTCTTCGGGCCATCAACGCGCGCCACAACCCTACGCAGGAGGCGCTCAATCGCCTGCTGCGGCCGTTTCGCCTGGCGCTGTCAACTCCGGGAATCGCTGGAACGATTTGAGCCGCCCGCCGCCTCGACTTCCAAGTTCAACACCAGTGCTCAAAACTGTTATCCTCTCGGACAGATGTCACCCACCGTCTTGCAAATCGGGCGGTACAGGTTCTTCTTCTTCAGCAATGAAGGCTTCGAACCGCCGCACGTCCAAGACGCCGCGTCGCTCGCGAAGTTCTGGTTGGCGCCGGTCGAGTTGGCGGCCTCGACGGGCTTCGCCTCGCAAGAACTGACTCGGCTGCGTGCCCTCGTCGTTGAACATCGGGAGGAATTGGTGGAGGCCTGGCATGAGTTCTTCGGTTCCTGAAGCACGTCCTCTCGCGCGTCGTGTCGAAGTCACCGCCGACGAACTCCGGGTGGACCTGGCCGATGGACGTCGCCTCGGCGTGCCTCTCGTTTGGTTTCCCCGGCTCATCTCCGCAGCCCCTGAGGCACGCGCCCGGTTCGAACTGCTCGGCGATGGTGATGGTATTCACTGGCCGGACGCGGACGAGGACATCAGCGTGGCAGGCCTGCTGGTCGGAGCACCGAGCGCCGGCCTTCGTCCGAGGGCGGCCTGATATGGGCGACCAACTCGCCTGAAGAACAGTTGGATGTGGCGCGCACGGTTGGTGCGAGGTGACGACGAGCTACTCGGCGAGTGGAGCGATTGTGGCAAGGCGAAGTCGAGACTGGAACGAAGGGTTTGCCGAGGACCTGCGGGACAAGATGCTCGCTCGCGAATTCCTGCTCGGCGCGATCGAGGAGGGAGTCGCCATCCAGGTCGCGCTGGGCAAGGTCATCCGCGCCATCAACCCGCGGCACAATCCCACCCAGGAGGCGCTCAATCGCCTGCTGCGGCCATTTCGCCTGCGTCTGAGTCTGGCGCCCATCGAGCGCCGTCGGCCAACGGCGGCCTGAAACACCTCGGTTCCTTGCACGCTTGAAGCACGCCCGCTGGCGCGTCGTGTCGAGGTCACCGCCGACGCACACCGTCAAATCGAGTGGGCTCAGGCCGTACAAGTAGATGCGGAGCAGATTCGTGGGCGCCCGTCGGCCGGTTTCGGCTCGTTGGCGGAGGGCGAGGACGCGGGGTCGCCGGCGATGAAGGTCATCGTGCCGGACTCGTTTGGGCCCATCGACTGGTGGTAACCCCGGAACCCACCACCGCCACCCTTCGTATGCCT
Encoded proteins:
- a CDS encoding RluA family pseudouridine synthase; this encodes MAVRGGFPLDMNDERQTMNDIGDTKTARSHRPQALPLDILYEDDHLLAVNKQPGIVVHPAYKHPDGSVFNALLWHLQETGVHPHLLQRLDRQTSGVMLVSKSAAAHARVIRAMRLPPPAGLRKEYLAVVHGVPEPPTGEIRCRLGRDPADTRRVVVSETEGKDSTTRYARLSCSPAGDLSLVHCELVTGRMHQVRVHLASRGWPIVGDDVYAALPPRACHGMTRQALHAWRVSLPHPITNAPLVITAPIPEDMARLLAETGLDTGETPVPLGR
- a CDS encoding BrnA antitoxin family protein, encoding MKKEYDFSKAKRGAVVTPQPGKTRITIYLDNDLLETFRDRADAAGRGYQTMINEALREHLGHWAKPVDAATIRRIVREELRKTG
- a CDS encoding DUF4160 domain-containing protein; this translates as MSPTVLQIGRYRFFFFSNEGFEPPHVQDAASLAKFWLAPVELAASTGFASQELTRLRALVVEHREELVEAWHEFFGS
- a CDS encoding DUF2442 domain-containing protein — translated: MSSSVPEARPLARRVEVTADELRVDLADGRRLGVPLVWFPRLISAAPEARARFELLGDGDGIHWPDADEDISVAGLLVGAPSAGLRPRAA